The genomic region AGCACCAGTTCAGAAACCACCGATGGAATTGCAATACCATGGCGCGCGAGCACAATCTTTTTGGAAGACTTCTGCATCGAAGTGAGTAAGGCTTAAGTGTATTGTTTCAAGTCAAACGGCTGTTTGCACATACAGAATGTTCTCTGCGCTCAACCTGCAGTGCAATTCTTATCTGATATTAGATCATATTACAGACAGTCAAACTTGAACTAGGTGTGCTTTCGACCCTTTTTTCTCATCTGAGTGTGCAGCACTGTGTATGAATTATGAGATttgattttttacaaaacattttcagaaCATATAACCTAgtactgattttttcttttttttctatcatctatctatctatctatctatctatctatctatctatctatctatctatctatctatctatctatctatctatctatctatctatttacgaataataaaaatctttattacccctttcttttattttttttatttattttttttgccaatttcCATACAGTTGTGCAACCTCGAAATTCTAACATATGGACTGTGATTTTAAGCCCAATAAGAAATATCAAATTgatttaaattcagaaatgttCATCATAGAAAATATGTATTCTAGTCATAGCTTTTCAGTGactaaaatacagataaaaaaaaatgtcatgtcatTGACCCATAAAAACTCAATATTGTCTACTCAAGATGTCTAGATGTAATCTGAATCAGTAAGTCACAATAGTGTCACTTAGCACGCAAGTGTATCCTTTACGTTTCATTGTGTTCCAGATTTATATCAGTTTAGAGCAGAAAGGCTAGGTTATTGTGTCTGGTGAGTTCATTCAGAACTGCTCAGCAGCTTGATGCTTTAACTAGGTGTAATTGCCTGTTTTGATACTTTAGGTTTGCAACAGTAAGTGTCTCTCGCTCTGTTTTCTCATCTCATATAAAATCATATTAATTGGAAGATCCACAAAGGAACTCTTGTGTCCCAGGCCTCTAAGCTGCTCTGCACACTGAAGTTAGGTTAAACCTCTGACTTTAATCTTCTTGCTTTAAGGTATTCAGACCTCCCAGAAAGACCCATACTTCTCTGTGACACTGTGAGAATCTACTTATTGTCAATGTCAGCTCACTAATTTAAAACAATTGCAGGGATTTCATAGCGGGCATTCTCCTCCTGTCTGACAAAGCTGCCGAACAGAAACATCTTTGGTGCACATGTGAAAAGCTGCAGCTTATAACTTTTGTTCAGGCAGATGCTTGTTACTGTTGTTTTTCTTCCATCTCTTTATACAGTCATAGCAGATGTATGTATTTCCGATGGGTCATGAGATTAGTATGTTttcatctgaaatatatatatactgtatatgtgtgtgtgtgtgtctgtgtgtgtgcgtgtgtgtgtgtattttgtattcattttaaataattagcaACTCCTtagcaatttataaaaaaaattaactaagcTAAACACTgttccttctttctttttctcaggCAGTCGTGAGGCTGCCTTTGTCTATGCCATCTCATCAGCTGGTATGGTCTACACCTTGACCAGGGCGTGCAGTCAGGGGGAACTAGAAAACTGCTCTTGCGACCCTGGAAAAAAGGGCTCATCCCGTGATGCCAAGGGAGCTTTCGACTGGGGTGGGTGCAGTGATCACGTTGACCATGCGATCAAGTTCACTCAGGTGTTCATTGACGCCAaggagagaaaggagagagaTGCACGGGCGCTCATGAACTTGCACAACAACCGTGCAGGGAGGAAGGTAACAATACAAACAGCTGTTGAATGACATATATTGAGAAACGAAATCTTGACAAATGATGGCTCATGCAATCAGATACACTAGTCAGAGGTTTACTCTAGATACTGTGTACTTTTTCATCCACAGGCGGTAAAGCGCTTTATGAACCTAGAGTGTAAGTGTCATGGTGTTAGTGGCTCATGCAATGTACGTACCTGCTGGTTAGCCATGGCAGACTTCAGGCAGACCGGTGACTATCTCCGCAAAAAGTACAACAATGCCATTCAGGTGGTGATGAACCAGTATGGAACAGGCTTCACCAGTGCCTACAGGATGTTTAAGAGGCCTACCAAAAACGACCTAGTCTACTTTGAGGACTCACCTGACTACTGTATATGGGACCATGAGTCTGGTAAGTGTGCTGAGGGAAACCTTAACCTTAAAAGGGTAATTCGATATTtctagatattttaaagaatttgttTGTCCATTCACGTGgtccaaaaaataaatgttaaatgggCTCAGGGAAACCTTAACCTTAAAAAGGAAATTCACCCaaaatgtatgactttctttcttcggtGAAACACAGCAGCagctattttgaagaatgtttcactgtactttttttctgtaatccaaaacaacactgaaccccCTCTGACTTTCCATCAGAATTTTCAATCCTTAGCATTACCTCAAGAGGTGAATTAAGTTAATAAATCAAATCTATAGAACTCCATCATGTTTCATAACCCACTGTTTGTGTTTCCTTCCTCCAAGACTCCCACTCTGCTGGCATTAGTCTTTGCCCCCAAACACAGTTGTAATCAGAGGACGTGAGCTATTTAGCTGGTTATTACATACACAATAGTCATAACCCAATCCTGTAACCTGAATGCTGGTTAAGATTCCCTCCCTAAGGCAGAGGTTTATCTCTTTTtacctttctgtgtgtgtgtacgtactaAATAACACCAGGTGTACTTATGTGGGAATCAGTAAGGAGGGGGTGCCTGTCAGACTGCAGATGATCCCTGCTATCAGGTGACGCTGTGTTTAGACACATTACCACAGTTTTGTGGGCAGAACGGGAGCTGAAATATAATCCCTACGCGCAAATGCTATAAATCACTGCCTTCTATGGCGGCAGCTCTATATTTTCTGCCTAAAACTGGCAGGAATATTTAGAGAGGTAGGTCATGTCTCTTTTAAGTGCCTTGAGGTTTCAAACCCACTTtaggtatttattatttattgtatgtcAGTGTACCTGCTCATTTATAAACACGTACATTTAGAATCTTTAGATCTTACAAATCAATGGGcttgttcatccaaaaatggaaactgtcatgtcgtttcaaaacctgtatgacttttttcttctggAGAATACAAATATACAGTGGacgtcaatggggtccaaaacaacactgggcCACACTGACTTCTGTTGTATGGGGAAACAACTGGATATACAGTTAAAGgactagttcatccaaaaatgaaaatgtcatgttattccaaacctatatgagttttctttcttctgtggaatacaaaaacacacacacaaaaatatcatACATCGAAAGTCaagccaaaacaacactggactttATTGACtctcattatatggacaaaaaacatTGAACCTCTGTCCCACATTACATACTCTCCAAGTTGGTACTTCATTTTAATAAGTAATTACTTTGCAAAAGtttaaaaaagtatgttctatatACTGTAGTTTGAATGCctgtaatatgaatataatttggACATGCATCCTTTGTATTTTCATTGTCATGTAAACTTACCAGCTTTATGCATttcacttcactgtcattcacaaATCCTCTTATGTTGGCCTCATGGGATAAAGTGTGCATAAGATGTAATTAGTCATCTGGGTATTTTATAAATACTGTGAATTTGGAAATACTACtcttttcacatactgtttttcatctaATGTATATCAGGAAGTAAGCGATTTCAGATGCAGCCTGAAAAAAGTCTTACAGTTTTGAAATAACATGACATTGATTTTTCTATTTTTGCATTAACAATTCCTTTACTATACGGCACACCATGTTTATTAATGGTAATGTTTTTagatctggatttttttttcttatcagctCAGAAGGAACGTTTAAAAATTGAGACCACCACATTTTAGTGCATGTTGACCTCTCTAGTGTGGTGGTTTGTGAGAAACTCTCTTGGCCAGGCAGTGCGTTTGATGTCAGTTTTAGGAGACAAAGACTATACCTCCACTGCATAAGTGTGAAATCAATTT from Carassius auratus strain Wakin unplaced genomic scaffold, ASM336829v1 scaf_tig00216410, whole genome shotgun sequence harbors:
- the LOC113098075 gene encoding protein Wnt-2; the encoded protein is MNFLPNGICFYLSVAVCWFTSRGDASWWYMGTLGSQVMCDNIPGLINKQRQLCRQHPKVMQAIGAGIKNWIGECQHQFRNHRWNCNTMAREHNLFGRLLHRSSREAAFVYAISSAGMVYTLTRACSQGELENCSCDPGKKGSSRDAKGAFDWGGCSDHVDHAIKFTQVFIDAKERKERDARALMNLHNNRAGRKAVKRFMNLECKCHGVSGSCNVRTCWLAMADFRQTGDYLRKKYNNAIQVVMNQYGTGFTSAYRMFKRPTKNDLVYFEDSPDYCIWDHESGSVGTGGRVCNRTSRGADSCEVMCCGRGYDTSRVSRTTKCECRFQWCCAVHCRDCQEEVDVHTCKTQS